A genomic window from Maylandia zebra isolate NMK-2024a linkage group LG20, Mzebra_GT3a, whole genome shotgun sequence includes:
- the samd10a gene encoding sterile alpha motif domain-containing protein 10a isoform X1 — MAVDAASSFSFCRPAVEYRALPEDFKHQLSRRTGGNLTWHDGRGQKTAGGRTVKLLQQPGTEALQYRSSDNYGIYHTSPTQPSLIRPVVLWSQQDVCKWLKKHCPHNYLTYVEAFSHHAITGRALLRLNGEKLERMGLVQETLRQELLQQVLQLQVQEEGRNLQLLSRDSWKKNIDDGSIVCAAVPQQEGPGSNPGRQAGKLKLACSLCLCEISPLCFLLSL, encoded by the exons ATGGCTGTAGACG CTGCATCCAGTTTCAGTTTCTGCAGGCCAGCTGTGGAGTACAGGGCTCTGCCTGAGGACTTTAAGCACCAGCTGAGTCGACGGACAGGTGGGAACCTGACCTGGCATGACGGCCGTGGACAGAAAACAGCGGGAGGCAGAACAGTGAAGCTGCTACAGCAGCCGGGGACCGAGGCCCTGCAG TACCGCTCCAGTGACAATTATGGGATATATCACACAAGCCCAACACAGCCCAGCCTGATCCGTCCTGTTGTTCTTTGGTCTCAACAAGATGTGTGCAAGTGGCTGAAGAAACACTGTCCACACAACTACCTGACCTATGTGGAAGCGTTCTCCCACCACGCCATCACAG GCCGAGCGTTACTGCGCCTGAATGGGGAGAAGCTGGAGCGCATGGGTTTAGTGCAGGAGACACTTCGACAGGAGCTGCTGCAACAAGTGCTGCAGCTCCAGGTGCAGGAGGAGGGACGCAACCTGCAGCTGCTCAGCAGag atagctggaaaaaaaatattgacgATGGCTCCATAGTTTGTGCTGCCGTCCCACAGCAGGAGGGTCCAGGTTCAAAcccaggcaggcaggcaggcaagtTAAAACTTGCATGCTCTCTATGCTTGTGCGAGATTTCTCCACTCTGTTTTCTCCTGTCCTTGTAA